The genomic interval ATGAACTGGAGAAGTTTGGCAATATTAATGGAGATGTTATGCGATGACTGATTTGGTGTTTAATGTTGTGTTATGATTAAAATTGGATCTAACAAGTTGATTTTCTTTTAGAGTAATTCGCGTGTTCCTAACTGATTTTGGCCTTTAAAAGATTTGAAGGGAAAGGGTTGCATATGTTGGGTTATTTTACCTTGGAATTTCTTTCAATAACTAATCCGGCTGCCACTTGTGTTCTAAAATATGTCTTCTTTAGCAGCATCAAATATTCAAGTTGTAGCAGTACATGTGGTTTCCTACTTAATAGCGTATAGCCTATAGTTTTATATCATAAATTAGTTCAAATATTCAAGGTGTGTTCTAAAATGGCTTGAAGTGGCTGAATTACTTAAATTCGATCATCAATCAGTCACTCTTTTGGGTTCCACttgattcatttaaaattaattcaagaaataaaccaaaaaaaaatctcagtAGATGTATTAGACAAAAAACTTTGTGCTGCTGATCAATTAAGGATAAAAACTTGGTCGTGGAATCGAAACATATTCATTATTCTGGCATTGTAAACTCCTTGAACAGaattatacaaataaattgaaCTAATTTATGATATAAAACTTTGAGTAATTTTAGTAGCCAatggaaaaatgaagaaatattTCACCAGGCAAGTGAACATAACATTAGCTTTTCCATTCTGATTTAATAAGACTTACATTAGATGAACCCATGAGCAGCCACATGAATTCCAGGGCTTAAGATATGTGAAATCAATGAAGGTTGTTGCTACAATTCTGGAAGAATTTACTATCCAGCTAATTGCCCTGAGCTGGTCAGTCGTATCACTCTGGTTTAACACATAGAAGCGTATCTGACAAAGGTTTACAAGTCCTGGATCAGAGGATGTGTATATCACTGGACAGATATTAAAAGCTAGACTGACTttccagaaaaagaaaagctagaCTGGCAATTACCTATATATAATATACTGGTAAAAATCGGTATCTTATCTTTTCCTAGGATGAATATGGGCCTGCAATGGAGTCTTCATCCCCACTGTGAACTCCTGCTTCTCCTCCAAGCTCACCTCATCTCCATCCATAGCCTTCCATTCGAGTTTCCAAACCAGATTTGCCACAAAATACTCCAGATGAAGCATGGCCAAGCCGAGTCCAGGACAAATCCTCCTCCCTACCCCAAACGGCATCATCTTGATCTCCCTACTTCCTGTTATATCAAAGACTTCCCCACTTTTATTGCCACTGCTAAGGAACCTTTCAGGCTTAAATGACATTGGATCCTCCCATACTTTCGGATCCCGCCCCATTTCTGCTACCAGGAAATTAATGGTAGCATTCTTGGGTACCGAAAATCCTCCGAGGACTGTGTCTTCTCTCACGCTATGAGGCAGAACAAAGTGGCCTGGTGGGTGCCTCCTTAGCCCTTCCAAGATCACTGCCTTCAGGTAAGGCATCTTCTGCAAATCATCTTCCTTGACCTCTTCCTCTCCATCTCCCACAACCCCTTTGATCTCCATTAATAGCTTCTCTTGAACATGTGGATATTTCACCATGTTTGCCATAATCCACTGCAAAGCAGTGGAGGTAGTATCTGTTCCAGCACTGAGAAACTCAGAGCTCAAAGTGGCAATTTCCTGTTCAGTAAGATTCCTTTGTCCCTCCGATAATTGAAGATCAAGCAAAGTATCAACATACGCCAAAAGATACTCGTCATCATCAGCTTCCTCTTTGTCCTCTTTACTCTTGCTCAATCTCTcctctttcactttctttcGTGCCCTTATCAAACGAACCAACACCTTCTCTTGATCCTCAACGGTCTGAAAGAACTCCTTCCAACGTTTATGAAGCAAAAACCTTGTCAAGCTAGGCCAGAAATTGAGTAGGTTGAATCTTCCTCCCATGCCTATTAGCAAACGGCGCGCAACATTCTCAATCTCTTTAATTTGTTCTTGACTAAGCTTGTCACCGAAACACATCAGCACCAATAAGCAGAACATAGCATATTGAAAATGATCCACAGCACGAACTGGTTCTCCAGTTTTAGAGTGTGAAATTAAGGATTCTAACAAGATTTGAATAACCCATTTCCGAGCATGAGAGTAGGATTTTATACGCGAAGGATGGAGGATTTGAGCTGTGAGGTTACGCCTCAAAAGTCTCCAAGTTGGACCGTAGGGAGCAGAGTTGATATTATGTTGATTACAGGTTACAATCTTGGCTATGAAAGGAGGTTCGGGGCGGTCGGCAAACAAAGCACCGCTTTGAATTAACGCCTGGTGGGCGAGAGAGCGATCGGAGATGAAAATAGCAGGGCGAGAAAGAATGTTGAGAGTGACCATCGGACCAAGGTTGTTATGGAGGTTCCGGAGGATTGGTTCCAGCTCGGAAAAGGTTCTCCTGAGCCATAAAATGTTGCTGATAATGGGAATGTTGGCAGGGCCTGGAGGGAGTGTTTGGGAAGGGTTCTCGGAATGGGATGAAAGAAGGTTAATGAGAGCTCtaaagagaagagaaatggAGATGGTGACGAGAATGATGAACCAGGTTTCCATGTTGCTTTGGGTCGAGAGAGAGTTGTGTGGTGGGTGAAAGAGGATTTGAGGGACCGGCAAGTATTTGTAATTTGAGTTTGTTGGCGAGAGCTTGACTTCATGTAACGAGGTCAAGAGAGATAGGAAAAGTATACTGCTGTGCACTTTAATTGGAAGATGATAGAACAGAATGCCTAACTTGTTTTGTGGTGTTAGACTAGAGTGATTGCGTACCAATTCGGGAGTCAAAGTCCttctcttattttaattgagtCTTACCTTAAGTCTTAATGTCTCTTATCAAACGTCTATTCAATGAAGAATATTGACTAAATTTTGATATCACATTAGACCAGTTTACATTTTCAGTCCAAAAAATACGTTTGTTtattagataaaaaacaatctttcaaacttatttcatcttttattaaTGTAGAATTTATGTAGTGTATAATGTTAtcaaaaattctatttttacaaaaattatacaattttaataaatttttgttttttatatagtaaatataCAAGTTGCTagttatttaatatattataggGACATGTTTTCATCTTAATTTGTAacgagaaaataattttaatatacagcttgctttatattttaaatatataattttaattcaataaaaacactttttttaaaaaaaattatatgaataaCACATTACTTATAGTTGATagaaatctttaaaaaatataaaattgctAACAGATCTCataaatagatatagataTAAATTGATAATATGTTGTCTTTTTGTTAATAAGTCATTCATATCAAAACCTTTAGGGGCATAAGATATAAAACCGATACAAATCGAAAGATTTCATTAACTAATCtttagaaatatatataatttatatattatattcacaattcaaaatttcaacacaattaAATAGGATATTACTGTTAATTACTCTCaatataacaaattaattaacaaataagaaaattgTCATACTAATATTCTAAAATatcttttgaaataaaataattttgatggaATAGGGCTTCAAATTGAAGGCCTGAGCTGCTAAACGGGCTTATAAACAGGGTTAACTACAAGCTATGCCGTTAGGCCCATGGAAAACAACCAGAAGACGAGGCCCAGCTCGAGAAATCATCATTGGAATGCAGGATTTGATAAATTCCAAACCAAAGAACCAATCCggagaaacaaaattttgaattttgaatttaaacagAAGCTTTGGGAAGGAGAAGGCGAATCAAGAATGGCAACCACTTCCAAGAACATGAAGGGTTTCTACAGGCAAAAGAAGAACAGCAGTAGGGGAGGCATAACCAAGTCGAAATCCTCGAAATCAACCAAAAACCCGTCGCCCAAACACGCCGCTACTTTCGGTTCCAATATCACCCAGCCCGCCGCCCTTACTTCTCCCGGCGGTTCCCTCGATCTCAAAGGTCActctcttttccctttttcttttaatgggtatttataaaaaataaatgctattatatttctttacttacttttattggttttttggGAGGAAGCAGATGATTTTGATGAGCAAGAGGAAGTGTTAAGGCAATTTGATATGAACATGGCATATGGACCGTGCCTTGGGATAACGCGGATGGCTCGTTGGGAAAGAGCTCAAAGGTTGGGGCTAAACCCTCCTAAAGAAATTGAGAATCTCTTGAAAGGTGGGAAAGTGAAGTTAGAATCCTTATTTGATGGTCGTGTTTAGTTAATTGTTACTGATGTTTTTAGGGTGAAATGTACAGCCTCTAGCTGTGCTTTTAGTTTGGTCATTACTAATGTTGTAATGAACTGGAGAAGTTTGGTAGTTTTAATGCAGATGTTATGCGACGACTGATTAGTTGTTTAATGTTGTGTTATGATTAAAATTGGATCTAACAAGTTGATTTCTTTTAGAGTAATTAGCTTGTTCCTAGCTGATTTTGGCCTCTAAAAGAGTTGAAGGGAAAGGGTTGCATATGTTGGGTTATTTTACCTTGGAATTTCTTTCAATAACTAATCTGGCTGCTACTTGCGTTCTAAAATATGTCTTGTTTAGTGGCATCAAATATTCAAGTTGTAGCAATTCATGTGGTTTCCTGCTTGCTAGTGTATAGCTTGTAACAACTCTGGGAAATTCTAGTTGTTTATTGATCTAATTAAAGGGTATAGAGTAATATTAGCTTATACTATCAACGCATTAAAGTAGTTTATCAAGCTTTAATCTATCATGCAGTCTTAGGGTTAAGTAACCTGATGTATGATTGTAGAATATATGCCCAATGCCGAATTGCGGGTACATGAAATTTCACTGGTCAATGCATATGACGAATCACATTGTACAATCATGTTAAGCCATCTTTTGAACAATGGGAAGATCTTAAAGTTACTTGTGTGCCTATTTGGTGCTAGTGCTACTGattcattttgtttaaataCTGTTACACACTTGATCTCATGTCAGTTATCAGAGTATTAGGTATCCACATATTGCCCTTAAATAAGTTGGAAATcgaagagagaaaaggaaaggtAAAGGAAGCAATTCTATCatctaatttttatgcatatgTGAGAGGAattccaatttaatttcttattaaaGGGAAAGGAGAAGGTGAAAAAGAAGATGCAGCACCACATATAACTACCATTTGGTTTGAGCTTGACAAGCAacttaaattgaaaaatgagaatttttctCATCTGGACATGTTCATGGCAAGAGTGTCTATACTAATAGACAATATATTAgggttttcaaaaaaattatgacaGAACTCAAAGCAAACAGTTAAGTAAAGACTGGAAAGTTCAATTTAAATCTTGCTGGGTTTAATTTGCCATAGAAACACAAGAACCCAGCTACATTTTCCATCTGAAATCATGGAAGCACAAATGATTATCTCACA from Theobroma cacao cultivar B97-61/B2 chromosome 5, Criollo_cocoa_genome_V2, whole genome shotgun sequence carries:
- the LOC18599637 gene encoding cytochrome P450 89A2, which produces METWFIILVTISISLLFRALINLLSSHSENPSQTLPPGPANIPIISNILWLRRTFSELEPILRNLHNNLGPMVTLNILSRPAIFISDRSLAHQALIQSGALFADRPEPPFIAKIVTCNQHNINSAPYGPTWRLLRRNLTAQILHPSRIKSYSHARKWVIQILLESLISHSKTGEPVRAVDHFQYAMFCLLVLMCFGDKLSQEQIKEIENVARRLLIGMGGRFNLLNFWPSLTRFLLHKRWKEFFQTVEDQEKVLVRLIRARKKVKEERLSKSKEDKEEADDDEYLLAYVDTLLDLQLSEGQRNLTEQEIATLSSEFLSAGTDTTSTALQWIMANMVKYPHVQEKLLMEIKGVVGDGEEEVKEDDLQKMPYLKAVILEGLRRHPPGHFVLPHSVREDTVLGGFSVPKNATINFLVAEMGRDPKVWEDPMSFKPERFLSSGNKSGEVFDITGSREIKMMPFGVGRRICPGLGLAMLHLEYFVANLVWKLEWKAMDGDEVSLEEKQEFTVGMKTPLQAHIHPRKR
- the LOC18599641 gene encoding uncharacterized protein LOC18599641 gives rise to the protein MATTSKNMKGFYRQKKNSSRGGITKSKSSKSTKNPSPKHAATFGSNITQPAALTSPGGSLDLKDDFDEQEEVLRQFDMNMAYGPCLGITRMARWERAQRLGLNPPKEIENLLKGGKVKLESLFDGRV